Proteins from a genomic interval of Arthrobacter sp. CAN_C5:
- a CDS encoding FHA domain-containing protein produces MGAKIRLEIDLQFSVTDPTTADQDSTTVSGTVTANGSTVEVYLDKPEAFGGTTAPTLEAVRELAKSLASRGVAVSVTGPKGNLVSLGAVDVSRVQRLLTRSPHIRLGSVGALAPLAKSIRSSSSSASSGLVPPSTPFPLVPTVNRMIRRKVTTTHHTPGSGRARLIFVQDSASWNGQVPREFNLLPATTRIGSADDVDLLLPGLEELHAEVVHNDDDEYVLIPHGPVSGGINPAGPSVLRTGARIQLGPWCLAYFREEYADHGRPFGGRSGGELAYQRPQFDPRTGRSEGDGSEGVGDFRRRPR; encoded by the coding sequence ATGGGAGCGAAAATCCGGCTGGAGATTGATCTCCAGTTCTCGGTGACCGATCCAACAACTGCTGACCAGGACTCAACCACCGTCTCGGGAACCGTGACAGCCAACGGTTCAACGGTGGAGGTCTACCTCGACAAGCCCGAGGCGTTTGGTGGGACCACCGCGCCCACCCTCGAAGCTGTCCGGGAACTCGCGAAGTCCCTCGCTAGCAGGGGTGTCGCGGTGTCGGTCACGGGTCCGAAGGGAAACCTGGTGAGCCTGGGTGCGGTCGACGTGTCACGGGTGCAGCGGCTCCTGACCCGCTCCCCGCACATTCGGCTGGGATCCGTCGGTGCCCTCGCGCCGCTGGCGAAAAGCATCCGCAGCTCCTCGTCGTCGGCGTCATCGGGCCTGGTGCCGCCGTCGACACCGTTTCCGCTGGTGCCCACCGTCAACCGGATGATCCGTCGGAAGGTCACCACCACCCACCACACCCCCGGGAGTGGGCGGGCCCGGCTGATCTTTGTTCAGGACTCCGCGAGCTGGAACGGCCAAGTGCCCCGCGAGTTCAATCTCCTGCCCGCTACCACCAGGATCGGCAGCGCCGACGACGTCGACCTGCTTCTGCCCGGGCTGGAGGAACTGCACGCCGAGGTGGTCCACAACGACGACGACGAGTACGTGCTGATTCCGCACGGACCCGTCAGCGGCGGGATCAACCCTGCCGGGCCGTCGGTGCTCCGGACCGGCGCGCGGATTCAACTCGGGCCCTGGTGCCTCGCATACTTCCGCGAGGAGTACGCCGATCATGGTCGGCCGTTCGGCGGCCGAAGCGGTGGCGAGCTGGCGTATCAGCGGCCGCAGTTTGATCCACGGACCGGACGCTCCGAGGGGGACGGTTCGGAAGGCGTCGGGGACTTCCGCCGCCGCCCGCGCTGA